In Aphis gossypii isolate Hap1 unplaced genomic scaffold, ASM2018417v2 Contig00322, whole genome shotgun sequence, the sequence atttatttgcgtTATTTCCTAATATGTTAGATATTTTAGAAGGTCGTTAGCAGTTGTTTTAGGTTTATTATTAGCGCTATTACTTGTTTCCGGACGTGAACAGTGCCGCAACAATAGGGGACGCAAGGTATGCGTTGCATTCCCTAGCCaggtttttatgtttaaatgggGGGCCCatcatcaaaagaaaaaattaagtcctcgattattaaaaaagaagatgaaaaatttacaatattctatatttctataataaattgttattattttacaatcaaaTGCCAAAtgatgttaatataaattataaataagtatccGATAAAATTGAGACCACCGATAAGCTTGTTTACATTTACGATGGTAATtcacatttgaaaattaaaaatagatttatttataactctcAACATTGTACACACGCTAACACACGCATGGACATACAATCACATATCAGTATTCAGTAACCAGTATTCAGTATACCTGCTTGTATATGGCAGAACGCACTAAATAGTGAATTCGCTTAtatttatggttataattattttaaaaatattttaattctttgcTGAGCGTTGAGctttgattttattgttttactatcGTTTTTACTACctaacttaaaaattctttgaaaaatgatgaaatCCAAAGTACTTAGTGGTTCAgctaaaaggaaaaaaaaagaagaggaaaagcaaattattttaaaaactaataaaaaaattaaaagtttttttaaagtggATCAACATGAACAAAGtaagttttatttgaaatatttcatttttgtagttaaattatttttgaaaactttacaAATTGCTAAGTATACTCGTAACTTGACATATAGTATaccaatacaattatacaataaattactgtGTGTATTATTGTAGTCAGTAGCTACTAGTAGCATATCTAACTacctaggtattaaaaaaaaatatatttgattaccaatatttaagtattgtacaatactatattttatattatgttaatttataaaaaaatgtgacgaaaatgtttttcaaacatttattttagatgaaaATGCTCATCTAGAACATAATGAGGTCGAATCAGTTATATTGAACACAGAATCAACTGCAATAAAtggtacttaataattaattttattattattgtatatatattttttcctaaatagttcaaatttttaactaaacattataatattattatttacataaaaattttaataaataacagtaaataataaataatgttttctaaaatgtattttagatgAAAGTGCTCATCTAGAACATAATGAGGTCGAATCAGTTATATTGAACACAGAATCAACTGCAATAAAtggtacttaataattaattttattattattgtgtatatattttttcctaaaTAGTTTACATTCTTTAACTAAACAAACATTAACAAACAAAGATTTACTTTTactcaattttaaacataatagaaATTTCCTgagtattttatgtaataactaagaaattcattatataacaaacctaattatttttattttactgacttattacttatataacttatttattatcttttattttaatcagttgttttttgttttttagtggAAAATATTACACTTGATTTGAATTCAGAATACCCTACTGATAGAGGCAAGTTCACTGACAACATAActgattttaacttaaaaaaacaaattattgcaTATGGTCCATGTAAGCCAacaaaccaatattttttgaaaaatgtcagTTTGAAAGAATCAGGTCGTTCTTTTTcaattgattattatcatttgacTACTAAAACTGGAATGAAAATTCCAAGGCAATGGTTATGTTTTTCAGTTATAATGAATAAGGTATACTGTGAAACTTGTTGGCTCTTTGCTAACAGATTGAACGgaaatttcaagtataattGGATTCATGGTATATGTGACTGGCAAAATTtgagtacaaaaataatgaaacatgAAAAATCCCATCAACACTTAGAAGCTGTTCAAATACGATTACTCTgggttaaaaatgaaacaatcgaaaaaaatttagagaaaCAAATTTCGATTGAAGCTCAATTTTGGAAAGATGTTTTGActagattaataaaaattattttatgtcttaCTGCTGGAAACTGTGCATTAAGAGGAAATGaagggaaaaaaaatactgtttcaGAAGGGAATTTTCTACGCACCGTTAAACTTCTTGCCGAATATGATCCTGTATTGAACAGATTACTTTACACTgaagaaatgaaaataaaatatcttagttGGAAAATACAGAATGAGCTCATCGAACTATTGgcgtttaatgttaaaaaattaatctgtGACGAGATTCGAAATGCTCAATgctttactataataatggaCTCTACTCAAGATATCACAAAAGTAGACCAggttagtttaattataagataTGTTGTAGTTGATTATGATGAAAAATCTTTCAAAATAATGGAATCTTTTTTGGGATTTTATCCATTAATTAATCATGGAGCTGAAGatcatgttaatttaatttatgaaatattgaacaattgtAACTTGGACATAAAAAGATGTAGAGGTCAAGGGTATGATGGGGCATCAGTTATGAGTGGTGCATATACTGGTGTCCAAAAAAGGATTTCAGATGTTGTACCAAGTGCTTCCTACATTCATTGCACAGCTCATAACCTCAATTTGGTTATTTCTGATATTGCTAAAAGCTCTCAAAAAGTAGCTTTATTCTTTGATGTTGTACAAGatatatttctgttttttaGCAAGAGTGCACCTAGATGGACATCATTGGCTTTTGGCGAAAAGATTGCAGatcaaataagaaataaagtattaaaaaaagtgtgtGCCACTCGATGGGAAGCAAGACACAGCGCTGTGTATtcccttaaatttaattttataaacgttttaaaatctttaactaatatattattaacaagtgATAAaactgatgaaaaaaatagagCTAAatcactgaaaaaaaaaatggaatcatTTGAATTTGTTATGTTAATGACCATttgggaaaatattttaaaacctttaTCGGTTGTATCAAAGGTACTACAATCACCACAAACCAATCTTCACAAGGCATGTGACTTATTGCAAGgaacaattttatcaattgaaaaaatgaGAGGAGATTATGATGAACTCGTTGCATCAGCAACTGGATTATGTCATAAATGGGGTATATCTATTACAAAACCTACAACccgtaaaatatattcaaaacaatacTTTGGAGAAATTCAAGGAGATAGACGATTTGATGTGCCCGAAGAAAAATTTCGTGTAGCAATTTTTTATCCTCTCATTGATACAGCTTTATTTCAGTTGCGAGATCGATTTAAAGGACTTCATTCTGTTTcaagaaattttgaatttttacttCCACAAAATATAGTTGCCATGAAAGAGTCAGAAATAGTTAAATCTTGTTATGATTTCAtatcattttacaataatgatgTCACAACAGATTTGATAAGACaactaatttcattaaaagaatttattataaatacaaaaattcaaactattcaagaattgacatattttgtaattgaaaatgaTCTTTCATCACTGTACAGTGAAATTCTGACTGCttctattatatacttaagtcTTCCAGTTACCGTCGCTACAGCCGAAAggtcattttcaaaattaaaattattgaaaaactatCTTCGGAATTCAATTTCACAAGACAGATTAACTGGCATCAGTATACTTAAcatagaaaaatcaaaaactaaagAACTTGATCTTGACAAATTGATAAATGACTTTGCTAACATTAAATCTAGaaagaaaaactttttaaaataaaatcactgttaaatttgaatgtaatattgttt encodes:
- the LOC126553747 gene encoding zinc finger MYM-type protein 1-like, with amino-acid sequence MNKSVATSSISNYLDENAHLEHNEVESVILNTESTAINDESAHLEHNEVESVILNTESTAINVENITLDLNSEYPTDRGKFTDNITDFNLKKQIIAYGPCKPTNQYFLKNVSLKESGRSFSIDYYHLTTKTGMKIPRQWLCFSVIMNKVYCETCWLFANRLNGNFKYNWIHGICDWQNLSTKIMKHEKSHQHLEAVQIRLLWVKNETIEKNLEKQISIEAQFWKDVLTRLIKIILCLTAGNCALRGNEGKKNTVSEGNFLRTVKLLAEYDPVLNRLLYTEEMKIKYLSWKIQNELIELLAFNVKKLICDEIRNAQCFTIIMDSTQDITKVDQVSLIIRYVVVDYDEKSFKIMESFLGFYPLINHGAEDHVNLIYEILNNCNLDIKRCRGQGYDGASVMSGAYTGVQKRISDVVPSASYIHCTAHNLNLVISDIAKSSQKVALFFDVVQDIFLFFSKSAPRWTSLAFGEKIADQIRNKVLKKS
- the LOC126553766 gene encoding zinc finger MYM-type protein 1-like, coding for MESFEFVMLMTIWENILKPLSVVSKVLQSPQTNLHKACDLLQGTILSIEKMRGDYDELVASATGLCHKWGISITKPTTRKIYSKQYFGEIQGDRRFDVPEEKFRVAIFYPLIDTALFQLRDRFKGLHSVSRNFEFLLPQNIVAMKESEIVKSCYDFISFYNNDVTTDLIRQLISLKEFIINTKIQTIQELTYFVIENDLSSLYSEILTASIIYLSLPVTVATAERSFSKLKLLKNYLRNSISQDRLTGISILNIEKSKTKELDLDKLINDFANIKSRKKNFLK